Sequence from the Rhizobium etli 8C-3 genome:
TCACGAGGGCTATAGATTCGGCGCTTGCTCCCGTAATCCTCTGAGATGTCGTAGACTTCCCAAGCCGTTGCCACGCCCTCGAAAGCGTTCACAGTGTCGCTCAAAATCGATCTCAGTGCACTTTTTGTTCCAGCGTCGGAGGGGATGAAATAGCGTTGCGCGTTCCCTTTCAGGCTCACGCCGAGATTCACCGCCTGTATGTTTTGAACGTCGAACTCCTGATCAATCATCGTCTTTTTCATCCACTAGAACATTTCCACCCAACCGGTATCCTGTTAAAGGCATTTTCTCTGGCAAATAGTGCCGACGCGAAATGACCGCGTATGTTGCGAGTCGATCATCATTTCCTGAAGACGTTCCTATTTTGACTTCGACTGTATAGATTCTGTAGCCAAGGATCGCGAATACGAGATTCATATAATGAAGACGCATATGCCAGAACAAAAACGTGATGAATAAAAACGCTATTAACACCGATGTTACATCGCGAAGCCCATCGAGATTCGCGTCGAACAGAGGGATCAGCATCGCGAACAGGTAGGTGAGGAGGTGCTCTCGCTGATCTTTGGCGCTGACGACGGTTATTGTCTTAACGTTTTGATGTTTCTTCGCCGTCCTGAATATTAGATAAAGAAGCACCGTCGGGAGCGCGAACAGAACTATGCAGACGGGTAACCAAATACGGTCGCAAATGGCGTCCACGCCGCGAACCGCCCAAAGAAGAAATACGGGGCTTAGACTTGACCACACCAATATGAAGCGGACCAAGCCGAGGCCTTCGTTTACTTTCTCGCTGCTCATGAGCCCCCCAATGACGGCAGACTAGAAAGTATTACTCTAGGTTTCAACAGGAAATGCAATCACAGGATTAAGTGCCGGAAACGGGATTCCCCATTCCGGAAAGCCGGTCATTATTACGAGAATGATCAGTCTGAGATTCTCATATTATCTGCAGGGATTGACTCCAGGCCGCGCGATTGGGCATTCGTTCGGCGCTGTGGCCGACCTACAGTAGATACGGCTCCGCCGATTATCGAGTGCTCGCTTCTCACATTAAATGCAGCGGCCGCGGCGCGATTATCAAATTAAGTGCTCAACTGCCAAGCGACACTTCGTTCCGCGCCGCGATGGACTGAGCCACAACGAGGCGGAGCATGTGGAACCGGCGCATGCGGTTGCTGGCTGCGATGTGCTGCCGCAGGCCGCCCTTACCGCCGCCGGTCAGGTGGAATGAGCGCCAATAACTTTTGGATTGAAGTATTTTCAATTCGGCCAATTTGAGGCGATGCATTCCAATTCTCGGCTATAGTTACCGATTTTCGGCGCCTGATGTTGGAAAAATTGGAAGATTATTTCTTTGACGCCTGCGAAACCTGCCCATACGCTTGAAGCGCTTCAATTGGCAGGGAAATGATGAAAAAAGGCCGTCCCACTATTACGGATGTTGCACATGCCGCCGGTGTCTCGGTCGGCACCGTGTCCAATTTCCTCAATGGGACAGTGCCGGTCAAAGCCGAGACCGCTGAAAAAATTCAAGCGACCATCCAGAAGCTTGCCTATCGGCCGAGCGTGTTTGCGCGGTCGTTGCCGATGATGTCGGCCCGGAAGGTCAAGGCGGCGGAGGGCAATCCGCGGCTTCTGGTCGTGGGTCATATCTGCGTCGATTATCTCTGCCGGGTGCACGTCCTGCCCCATCGCGACGACCGGGTGGCGGCGAGCCATATCGACAAGGCGCTCGGCGGACCGGCCGCCAACCTCGCTGTTGCCGCAGCAAGCGTTGGTGCACCCTACGGCCTGCAAGTGGACCTCGCCACTGCCGTCGGCGACGACGCCGACAGCGAATGGGCAATGGCGGAACTGCTAGCGCATGGCGTCAACGTTTTGCCGATCCGCCGGCCGGGCAAGAACCGGCTACCGCGGGCGATGGTGATCATCGAGGCCAATGGCGGGCGCACGATCATTCACGAGACCTTCGAGCTCAGCGAGATCGACCTCACCGCCAACATGGATATTGCGCCGGCTCCGGTTCGGTCATGCCTGCATATCGAAGGTTTCCATTACGAGCGGATGATGCCGTCGATCGCCCGTTTCCACGAGGCCGGCTGGAACGTCAGCCTTCACACGGCCGGCCTTCCGGAAGGGTCACGCAACCCGGAAGCCTTCGAGCGGATGATCGGCCAGGTTGATCTGACCTTCATTAACGACGACACACTGCGGGAGATCTATTCCATCCGCACGCCGCTCGCCTCGATGATCGAGGAAGCCGCCCGTACGATCGCACGGGTGAA
This genomic interval carries:
- a CDS encoding carbohydrate kinase family protein; the encoded protein is MKKGRPTITDVAHAAGVSVGTVSNFLNGTVPVKAETAEKIQATIQKLAYRPSVFARSLPMMSARKVKAAEGNPRLLVVGHICVDYLCRVHVLPHRDDRVAASHIDKALGGPAANLAVAAASVGAPYGLQVDLATAVGDDADSEWAMAELLAHGVNVLPIRRPGKNRLPRAMVIIEANGGRTIIHETFELSEIDLTANMDIAPAPVRSCLHIEGFHYERMMPSIARFHEAGWNVSLHTAGLPEGSRNPEAFERMIGQVDLTFINDDTLREIYSIRTPLASMIEEAARTIARVKRRGDVVLTLGEFGAVVFRKSGGPPIEVPALPVSRVDATGAGDAFAGIFLSLWLHGRPLSDAARHAAVGASLTTTAEGAQARTATAEELEALLSAVEAKAG